The following are encoded together in the Coffea arabica cultivar ET-39 chromosome 1c, Coffea Arabica ET-39 HiFi, whole genome shotgun sequence genome:
- the LOC113724143 gene encoding pseudouridine-5'-phosphate glycosidase-like isoform X2 — MQSSALSRLSNLNNHINPTKKGGSEDGFGGLIKISPEVSEALSLGKAVVALESTIISHGMPYPRNLEVAKEVEAVVRDNGAVPATIAILDGTPLVGLSSEQLEMLAKLGKKVRKTARRDIAHVVGIPIFVTGGIGGVHRHGENTMDISSDLTELGRTPVAVISAGVKSILDIPRTIEYLETQGVCVAAYGTDEFPAFFTESSGCKAPCRVDTPEDCACVIDANTKLNLKTGILIAVPIPREHSASGNLIESAIQRAIQEAREKSIIGNAETPFLLARVNELTGGVSLAANIALVKNNASIGARVAVALARLRECSSKDDE, encoded by the exons ATGCAATCATCTGCTCTTTCTCGGTTATCAAACCTCAACAACCATATCAATCCCACCAAAAAG GGCGGGAGTGAAGATGGTTTTGGTGGGCTAATTAAGATATCTCCTGAAGTTTCTGAAGCTTTATCACTTGGTAAAGCAGTTGTTGCTCTTGAATCCACTATAATTTCTCATG GAATGCCCTATCCCCGCAATTTAGAGGTAGCCAAAGAGGTAGAGGCTGTTGTAAGAGATAATGGAGCTGTGCCTGCCACAATTGCAATTTTGGATGGAACCCCACTCGTAG GTTTAAGTTCAGAACAACTTGAGATGCTGGCCAAACTGGGAAAGAAAGTTCGTAAGACAGCTCGTAGGGATATTGCACATGTG GTAGGCATTCCAATATTTGTTACTGGGGGTATTGGAGGAGTGCACAGGCATGGAGAAAATA CGATGGATATATCTTCAGATCTTACTGAGCTTGGAAGGACTCCAGTAGCAGTAATCTCTGCTGGTGTAAAGTCAATATTAGATATTCCAAGGACAATTGAGTATCTG GAAACTCAGGGAGTGTGTGTTGCAGCTTATGGGACTGATGAATTCCCTGCCTTCTTCACAGAAAGCAGTGGCTGTAAG GCACCTTGCCGAGTTGATACTCCTGAAGATTGTGCTTGTGTAATTG ATGCAAATACAAAACTGAATCTAAAGACAGGAATTTTGATAGCTGTCCCTATTCCCCGAGAACACTCAGCTTCAGGAAACCTGATTGAGTCTGCAATCCAAAGGGCTATTCAAGAAGCTAG GGAGAAGAGCATAATTGGAAACGCTGAAACTCCATTCTTGCTTGCTAGAGTAAATGAGCTAACTGGAGGAGTGTCTCTTGCTGCCA ATATTGCACTTGTAAAAAATAATGCGAGCATTGGTGCTAGGGTTGCAGTTGCCCTTGCCCGTCTTCGTGAATGTAGCTCTAAAG ATGATGAATAA
- the LOC113724153 gene encoding scarecrow-like protein 3 has translation MFQDDGSSSVTSSPLQMFPMMSLSPGLGSPYQWLKELKSEERGLYLIHLLLTCANHVATGSLENANMALDQISHLATPDGDTMQRIASYFTEALADRVLKTWPGLYKALHSTRISVVSEEVLVRKMFFEFFPFLKVAFVITNQAIIEAMEGEKMVHIIDLNASEPAQWRALLQDLSARPEGPPHLRITGVHQQKEILDQMAHILSEDAEKLDIPFQFNPIVSKLENLDVEKLRVKTGEALAISSVLQLHALLATDEEMRKKSPMVPKSSNGHHLQRVLQMNQGTLGELLEKDLVNGYSPSSDSASSSPLSSNASAKLDSFLNALWGLSPKIMVVAEQDSNHNGANLMERLSESLYFYAALFDCLESTLPRTSVERLKVEKMLFGEEIKNIIACEGVERKERHEKLEKWIQRFDLAGFGNVALSYYAMLQAKRLLQNRSCDGYKIKEENGCIVICWQDRALFSVSAWRCRR, from the coding sequence ATGTTTCAAGATGATGGTTCATCATCTGTAACTTCTTCACCCCTGCAAATGTTTCCCATGATGTCACTTTCTCCTGGTTTGGGATCACCATATCAATGGCTCAAAGAACTAAAGTCTGAAGAAAGGGGCCTATATTTGATTCATCTATTGCTCACTTGTGCAAATCATGTAGCTACTGGTAGCCTTGAAAATGCAAACATGGCCCTTGATCAAATTTCCCACCTTGCCACGCCTGATGGCGATACGATGCAGCGAATTGCTTCGTATTTCACGGAGGCTCTAGCTGATAGGGTCCTGAAAACTTGGCCTGGGCTTTATAAGGCCCTCCATTCAACTAGGATATCCGTGGTTTCTGAGGAAGTTCTTGTGAGGAAAATGTTTTTCgaattctttccttttctgaAGGTGGCTTTTGTCATCACAAACCAAGCTATCATCGAAGCTATGGAAGGGGAAAAAATGGTCCACATTATTGATCTCAATGCATCAGAGCCTGCACAATGGCGTGCACTTCTTCAAGACTTGAGTGCTAGGCCTGAAGGTCCACCCCATTTGAGAATAACAGGGGTGCATCAACAGAAAGAAATCTTAGACCAAATGGCTCACATCCTGAGTGAAGATGCTGAAAAATTGGATATTCCATTTCAGTTCAATCCGATAGTTAGCAAATTAGAGAATCTTGATGTGGAGAAATTACGAGTTAAAACCGGTGAAGCTCTAGCAATTAGTTCAGTTCTTCAGCTGCATGCTCTTCTGGCCACGGATGAAGAAATGCGGAAGAAGTCACCAATGGTACCAAAAAGTTCAAATGGTCATCATTTGCAAAGAGTGCTACAAATGAACCAGGGTACTTTAGGAGAATTGCTTGAGAAAGATCTGGTTAATGGTTACAGCCCAAGTAGTGATTCGGCATCATCTTCGCCACTATCATCAAATGCTTCAGCAAAGCTGGATAGTTTCTTGAATGCTTTATGGGGTTTGTCTCCAAAGATAATGGTGGTAGCAGAGCAAGATTCTAATCACAATGGGGCAAACCTGATGGAGAGGCTTTCAGAATCCTTGTACTTCTATGCAGCATTGTTTGACTGTCTGGAATCCACGCTTCCAAGAACGTCAGTGGAGAGACTCAAGGTGGAGAAAATGTTGTTTGGCGAGGAGATTAAAAACATAATAGCGTGTGAGGGCGTTGAGAGGAAAGAAAGGCATGAAAAACTTGAAAAATGGATTCAAAGATTTGACTTGGCTGGCTTTGGAAATGTAGCTTTGAGCTATTACGCAATGTTGCAAGCCAAGAGATTGTTGCAAAATCGGAGTTGTGATGGATATAAGATCAAGGAAGAGAATGGTTGCATAGTAATTTGCTGGCAAGATAGAGCTCTTTTCTCGGTTTCAGC
- the LOC113724143 gene encoding pseudouridine-5'-phosphate glycosidase-like isoform X1, with product MQSSALSRLSNLNNHINPTKKGGSEDGFGGLIKISPEVSEALSLGKAVVALESTIISHGMPYPRNLEVAKEVEAVVRDNGAVPATIAILDGTPLVGLSSEQLEMLAKLGKKVRKTARRDIAHVVATRGNGATTVSATMIFASMVGIPIFVTGGIGGVHRHGENTMDISSDLTELGRTPVAVISAGVKSILDIPRTIEYLETQGVCVAAYGTDEFPAFFTESSGCKAPCRVDTPEDCACVIDANTKLNLKTGILIAVPIPREHSASGNLIESAIQRAIQEAREKSIIGNAETPFLLARVNELTGGVSLAANIALVKNNASIGARVAVALARLRECSSKDDE from the exons ATGCAATCATCTGCTCTTTCTCGGTTATCAAACCTCAACAACCATATCAATCCCACCAAAAAG GGCGGGAGTGAAGATGGTTTTGGTGGGCTAATTAAGATATCTCCTGAAGTTTCTGAAGCTTTATCACTTGGTAAAGCAGTTGTTGCTCTTGAATCCACTATAATTTCTCATG GAATGCCCTATCCCCGCAATTTAGAGGTAGCCAAAGAGGTAGAGGCTGTTGTAAGAGATAATGGAGCTGTGCCTGCCACAATTGCAATTTTGGATGGAACCCCACTCGTAG GTTTAAGTTCAGAACAACTTGAGATGCTGGCCAAACTGGGAAAGAAAGTTCGTAAGACAGCTCGTAGGGATATTGCACATGTG GTTGCTACACGCGGTAATGGTGCTACTACTGTATCTGCAACCATGATATTTGCATCTATG GTAGGCATTCCAATATTTGTTACTGGGGGTATTGGAGGAGTGCACAGGCATGGAGAAAATA CGATGGATATATCTTCAGATCTTACTGAGCTTGGAAGGACTCCAGTAGCAGTAATCTCTGCTGGTGTAAAGTCAATATTAGATATTCCAAGGACAATTGAGTATCTG GAAACTCAGGGAGTGTGTGTTGCAGCTTATGGGACTGATGAATTCCCTGCCTTCTTCACAGAAAGCAGTGGCTGTAAG GCACCTTGCCGAGTTGATACTCCTGAAGATTGTGCTTGTGTAATTG ATGCAAATACAAAACTGAATCTAAAGACAGGAATTTTGATAGCTGTCCCTATTCCCCGAGAACACTCAGCTTCAGGAAACCTGATTGAGTCTGCAATCCAAAGGGCTATTCAAGAAGCTAG GGAGAAGAGCATAATTGGAAACGCTGAAACTCCATTCTTGCTTGCTAGAGTAAATGAGCTAACTGGAGGAGTGTCTCTTGCTGCCA ATATTGCACTTGTAAAAAATAATGCGAGCATTGGTGCTAGGGTTGCAGTTGCCCTTGCCCGTCTTCGTGAATGTAGCTCTAAAG ATGATGAATAA